One Sanguibacter keddieii DSM 10542 genomic window carries:
- a CDS encoding glutaredoxin family protein: protein MSAAPTVQVISRDGCQPCVATHRRLAKLQVDYTSVDASDETAIAQARELGHLELPVVIVSDETGVIDSWAGFSPDRLSALAASHTPKKEHRMSENNTPEATAATRTITVDGMQIELIGRESILDRGEAGLRAGWEADKAARQADEPEEDEDAEEAYEALVELVAEVAVGYTVERAAIASGQEQVSVTDPEARESITTTVKISDETGKPFSPEALRASLPTQLREIQGLADWIEHVFEDDDTDYSDPSPHGFDDQYTADREFYYGQDDILARHNALEARLAQISAE, encoded by the coding sequence ATGAGCGCCGCCCCGACCGTCCAGGTCATCTCTCGCGACGGGTGTCAGCCCTGTGTCGCGACGCACCGCCGGCTCGCGAAGTTGCAGGTCGACTACACCTCGGTCGATGCGTCTGACGAGACCGCGATCGCTCAGGCCCGCGAGCTGGGTCACCTCGAACTGCCCGTCGTCATCGTCTCCGACGAGACCGGCGTCATCGACTCCTGGGCTGGCTTCAGCCCAGACCGGCTTTCAGCACTCGCTGCCAGCCACACCCCGAAGAAGGAGCACCGCATGTCAGAGAACAACACCCCCGAAGCAACCGCCGCCACGCGGACCATCACGGTCGACGGCATGCAGATCGAACTCATCGGTCGGGAGAGCATCCTCGACCGTGGTGAGGCTGGCCTGCGTGCCGGGTGGGAGGCCGACAAGGCTGCCCGCCAGGCCGACGAGCCCGAGGAAGACGAGGACGCTGAGGAGGCGTACGAGGCCCTCGTTGAGCTCGTTGCCGAGGTCGCTGTCGGCTACACGGTCGAGCGGGCCGCCATCGCCTCCGGTCAGGAGCAGGTCAGCGTCACCGACCCTGAGGCGCGGGAGTCCATCACCACGACGGTGAAGATCTCCGACGAGACCGGGAAGCCCTTCAGCCCCGAGGCGCTGCGCGCCTCGCTGCCGACGCAGCTGCGGGAGATCCAGGGCCTGGCCGACTGGATCGAGCACGTCTTCGAGGACGACGACACCGACTACTCGGACCCGTCCCCGCACGGGTTCGACGACCAGTACACGGCGGACCGAGAGTTCTACTACGGCCAGGACGACATCCTCGCCCGACACAACGCGCTCGAAGCGCGCCTCGCGCAGATCTCCGCCGAGTAA